In Paroedura picta isolate Pp20150507F chromosome 1, Ppicta_v3.0, whole genome shotgun sequence, the following are encoded in one genomic region:
- the LOC143844612 gene encoding uncharacterized protein LOC143844612, producing the protein MIRCTLHLAPPFCSATSESNMESSSQASSVPATGRGPTWRDAEIRDLIGIFSEEKIQDAFQSSHRNREVFEQVAIKMRALGHNRTGLECRSKTKTMRAEYMRAVNHNKGSGNEKVTCPYFEEQRQLYGDGEGAGRPKRVGRSLKVVRKPAAPVEEPPAEEDPGEGTSSSFRPPPPVQQRPAELVTVDLMAIAPGEPEEVPDQTPLASETQMPGTVVLESPAAVAEDSDSGASTNVDFIPGTQEEEERGVAGPPALRRRIHIQDEVLSEDDEPAGSPPRGALPAEERLARERGRLRRVSVLTSVGERILEHCQEESRRAAAADQAMLSLVAQEGKKFRAILRDSNNSLRESVEEVRMIRRLMERAVAVMEVAPPPQIIVNVPPPTHPPPPPPAPTPPPHHLQHPPHPPPLRMPRHKLEGGLFSGRES; encoded by the exons atgatccgttgcaccctgcacctcgcaccaccattttgctcagctactagcgaaagcaacatggaatcctcttctcaagcctcgtccgtccctgcaaccggccgtggcccaacttggagggacgcggagatcagggacctgatcgggattttctcggaggagaaaatccaggacgcgttccagtcctcccacagaaatagggaggtcttcgaacaagtggccattaagatgcgtgccctgggccacaacaggaccggccttgaatgccggtcgaagaccaaaacaatgagggcagagtacatgcgtgccgtgaaccataataagggttccggcaacgaaaaggttacctgcccctacttcgaggagcagcgccagctgtacggagacggggaaggagccggcaggccgaagcgcgtcgggaggagccttaaggtggttcggaagccggctgccccggtcgaggaaccacccgctgaggaggatcccggcgagggaacctcgtccagctttcggcctccaccccctgtccagcaacgaccagcggaattggtcacggtggacctgatggccatcgctcctggggagccggaggaggttcctgaccaaacgccccttgcctccg agacacagatgcctgggacggtggtcctagagtcccctgcagcagtagcagaggacagtgattctggggcgtccacaaatgttg atttcatacccgggacacaggaggaggaggagcgtggggtggctggacctcctgccctgcgcaggcggatacacatacaagatg aggtcctttctgaagacgacgagccagctggctcaccacccaggggcgctctcccggctgaggagaggctggccagggaacgcggcaggctgcggcgcgtctccgtcctcactagtgtgggagaaaggatcctggagcactgccaggaggagtccaggcgtgcagctgctgcagaccaggcgatgctctccctcgtggcccaggagggcaaaaaattccgcgccatccttagagattcgaacaactcgctacgcgaaagcgtggaggaagttcgaatgataaggaggctgatggagagggcggtcgcggttatggaggtggccccccctcctcagattatagtgaacgtcccccccccaacccacccccccccaccacctccagcacccaccccaccaccccaccacctccagcacccaccccacccaccccctctcagaatgccgcgacacaaactagaaggaggactgttctcgggaagagagtcgtga